Proteins from one Pseudomonas grandcourensis genomic window:
- the mlaE gene encoding lipid asymmetry maintenance ABC transporter permease subunit MlaE: protein MRRISLIERVRRFGQAGIDVLAVFGRSSLFLFHALLGRGGIGGGFGLLVKQLHSVGVMSLVIIVVSGVFIGMVLALQGFNILSSYGSEQAVGQMVALTLLRELGPVVTALLFAGRAGSALTAEIGNMKSTEQLSSLEMIGVDPLKYIIAPRLWAGFISLPVLAMIFSVVGIWGGSWVAVDWLGVYEGSYWSNMQNSVTFTDDVLNGIVKSIVFAFVVTWIAVFQGYDCEPTSEGISRATTKTVVYASLAVLGLDFILTALMFGDF, encoded by the coding sequence ATGCGCAGAATTTCATTGATAGAACGCGTTCGCCGCTTCGGCCAGGCCGGCATCGATGTGCTGGCGGTGTTCGGGCGTTCGAGCTTGTTCCTGTTCCATGCCTTGCTGGGCCGGGGCGGTATCGGTGGCGGCTTCGGGCTGCTGGTCAAGCAGTTGCATTCGGTGGGCGTGATGTCCCTGGTGATCATCGTGGTCTCCGGGGTGTTCATCGGCATGGTGCTGGCGCTGCAGGGCTTCAACATTCTTTCCAGCTATGGTTCAGAGCAGGCTGTCGGGCAGATGGTTGCCCTGACGTTGCTGCGTGAACTGGGGCCGGTGGTGACCGCCTTGCTGTTCGCCGGGCGCGCAGGTTCGGCGTTGACCGCCGAAATCGGCAACATGAAGTCCACCGAGCAGTTGTCCAGCCTGGAAATGATCGGGGTGGACCCGCTCAAGTACATCATCGCGCCACGCTTGTGGGCCGGTTTCATTTCCCTGCCGGTGCTGGCGATGATTTTCAGCGTGGTGGGTATCTGGGGCGGTTCGTGGGTGGCGGTCGACTGGCTGGGAGTCTATGAAGGTTCCTACTGGTCGAACATGCAGAACAGCGTGACGTTCACCGACGACGTGCTCAACGGGATCGTCAAAAGCATCGTCTTTGCCTTTGTGGTGACCTGGATCGCCGTATTCCAAGGCTATGACTGCGAACCCACTTCCGAGGGGATCAGTCGTGCCACTACCAAGACCGTTGTGTATGCCTCGTTGGCAGTACTCGGCCTGGACTTTATTCTGACCGCCTTGATGTTTGGAGATTTCTGA
- the mlaD gene encoding outer membrane lipid asymmetry maintenance protein MlaD: MQNRTLEIGVGLFLLAGILALLLLALRVSGLSPTPSTDTYKLYAYFDNIAGLTVRAKVTMAGVTIGKVTAIDLDRDSFTGRVTMQLEKRIDNLPADSTASILTAGLLGEKYIGISVGGEDTLLKDGGTIHDTQSSLVLEDLIGKFLLNTVSKEAK, from the coding sequence ATGCAAAACCGCACCCTGGAAATCGGTGTCGGCCTTTTCTTGCTGGCTGGCATCCTGGCTTTGCTCTTGTTGGCGTTGCGGGTCAGTGGCCTGTCCCCGACTCCGAGCACCGACACATATAAACTTTACGCCTACTTCGACAATATCGCCGGTTTGACGGTCAGAGCTAAGGTGACCATGGCCGGTGTGACCATCGGCAAGGTCACGGCCATCGATCTGGATCGCGACAGTTTTACCGGTCGGGTGACTATGCAGCTGGAAAAACGCATCGATAATCTGCCGGCGGACTCCACTGCATCTATCCTGACCGCTGGCCTGTTGGGCGAGAAGTACATCGGTATCAGCGTGGGCGGGGAAGACACCCTGCTCAAGGATGGTGGAACCATCCATGACACGCAGTCATCGCTGGTGCTCGAAGACCTGATCGGTAAATTCCTGCTCAATACCGTTAGCAAAGAAGCTAAATGA
- a CDS encoding ABC transporter substrate-binding protein, with protein MISTLRRGLLVMLAVFPLVSHAVAAPSAHELVQDTTNRMLADLAANKEKYKQDPQDFYTALDNIVGPVVDAEGISKSIMTVKYSRKATPAQMKTFEENFKKGLFQFYGNALLEYNNQGITVDPAKDESGDRTSVGMTVKGSSGAIYPVSYTLEKINGEWKLRNVIINGINIGKLFRDQFADAMQRNGNDLDKTINGWAGEVAKAKEATDKKPEQSAQ; from the coding sequence ATGATCTCTACCTTGCGACGTGGCCTGTTGGTAATGCTCGCGGTGTTTCCGTTGGTGTCCCATGCCGTAGCGGCGCCTTCGGCGCACGAACTGGTGCAGGACACAACCAACCGTATGCTCGCGGACCTGGCGGCAAACAAAGAGAAGTACAAGCAGGACCCGCAGGACTTCTATACGGCGCTGGACAATATCGTCGGGCCGGTTGTGGATGCCGAGGGTATTTCCAAGAGCATCATGACGGTCAAGTACTCGCGTAAAGCTACGCCTGCGCAGATGAAGACCTTCGAAGAAAACTTCAAGAAGGGCCTGTTCCAGTTCTATGGCAATGCCTTGCTGGAGTACAACAACCAGGGCATCACCGTTGATCCGGCCAAAGACGAGTCGGGCGACCGTACCAGCGTCGGCATGACCGTCAAGGGCAGCAGTGGCGCGATCTATCCGGTGTCCTACACGCTGGAAAAGATCAACGGCGAGTGGAAACTGCGTAACGTCATCATCAACGGCATCAACATCGGCAAGCTGTTCCGCGATCAGTTCGCCGATGCGATGCAGCGCAATGGCAACGACCTGGACAAGACCATCAACGGTTGGGCCGGGGAAGTCGCCAAGGCCAAGGAAGCCACCGACAAGAAACCGGAGCAGTCAGCCCAATGA
- a CDS encoding lipid asymmetry maintenance protein MlaB: MSESAVQMDEAGELRLSGVLDYRTGPGLREQGKALIKASKAAALVVDCSAVTKSSSVGLSLLLCFIRDAQAAGKALSIHGMPEDMREIAQVSELTELLAHP, from the coding sequence ATGAGTGAGTCGGCAGTCCAGATGGACGAAGCGGGCGAGCTGCGACTCAGTGGCGTGCTGGATTACCGCACTGGCCCTGGCCTGCGCGAGCAGGGCAAGGCGCTGATCAAGGCCAGCAAGGCTGCGGCGCTGGTGGTCGATTGCTCGGCGGTGACCAAGTCCAGCAGCGTCGGTTTGTCGTTGCTGTTGTGCTTTATCCGCGATGCGCAGGCGGCCGGCAAGGCCCTGAGTATCCACGGGATGCCGGAAGACATGCGTGAAATCGCTCAGGTCAGTGAGCTGACCGAGCTGTTGGCGCATCCCTAA
- a CDS encoding BolA family protein: MQANEVKSFLEGKLPGTKVEVEGEGCNFQLNVISDELAALSPVKRQQQVYAHLNPWIVDGSIHAVTMKFFSSAAWAERT; this comes from the coding sequence ATGCAGGCCAACGAAGTTAAGAGCTTTCTTGAAGGAAAGCTGCCCGGAACGAAAGTAGAAGTCGAGGGCGAAGGCTGCAATTTCCAGCTGAACGTGATTAGCGATGAACTGGCGGCATTGAGCCCGGTCAAGCGTCAGCAGCAGGTCTATGCCCATTTGAACCCGTGGATCGTCGATGGCAGCATCCATGCGGTCACTATGAAATTTTTCAGCAGCGCGGCCTGGGCCGAGCGCACCTGA
- the murA gene encoding UDP-N-acetylglucosamine 1-carboxyvinyltransferase, which translates to MDKLIITGGARLDGEIRISGAKNSALPILAATLLCDGPVTVANLPHLHDITTMIELFGRMGIEPVIDEKLSVEIDPRTIKTLIAPYELVKTMRASILVLGPMVARFGEAEVALPGGCAIGSRPVDLHIRGLEAMGAVIDVEGGYIKAKAPEGGLRGAHFFFDTVSVTGTENIMMAAALAKGRSVLANAAREPEVVDLANFLNAMGAKVSGAGTDTITIDGVERLHTTTYKVMPDRIETGTYLVAAAVTGGRVKVKDTDPTILEAVLEKLRESGAEITCGEDWIELNMHGKRPKAVNVRTAPYPAFPTDMQAQFISLNAIAEGTGAVIETIFENRFMHVYELHRMGAHIQVEGNTAIVTGIEKLKGAPVMATDLRASASLVISALIAEGDTLIDRIYHIDRGYECIEEKLQMLGAKIRRVPG; encoded by the coding sequence ATGGATAAATTAATTATTACCGGTGGCGCTCGTCTTGATGGCGAGATCCGCATCTCCGGGGCAAAGAACTCTGCCCTGCCGATCCTGGCTGCCACTTTGCTGTGCGATGGCCCGGTGACCGTGGCCAACCTGCCGCACCTGCACGACATCACCACCATGATCGAGCTGTTCGGGCGCATGGGCATTGAGCCTGTGATCGACGAGAAACTCTCCGTCGAAATCGACCCGCGCACCATCAAAACCCTGATCGCACCGTACGAGCTGGTTAAAACCATGCGTGCGTCGATTCTGGTACTGGGCCCGATGGTTGCCCGTTTCGGTGAAGCCGAAGTCGCCTTGCCTGGCGGTTGCGCCATCGGTTCGCGTCCGGTTGACCTGCACATCCGTGGCCTGGAAGCCATGGGCGCAGTCATCGACGTCGAAGGCGGCTACATCAAGGCCAAGGCGCCTGAAGGCGGCCTGCGCGGTGCGCACTTCTTCTTCGATACCGTCAGCGTAACCGGTACCGAAAACATCATGATGGCTGCCGCTCTGGCCAAGGGCCGCAGCGTCCTGGCTAACGCCGCGCGCGAGCCGGAAGTGGTCGACCTGGCGAACTTCCTGAACGCCATGGGCGCCAAGGTTTCCGGCGCCGGCACCGACACCATCACCATCGATGGCGTCGAGCGTCTGCACACCACCACGTATAAAGTGATGCCAGACCGTATCGAAACCGGTACCTACCTGGTTGCCGCTGCCGTAACCGGCGGTCGCGTGAAGGTCAAGGACACCGATCCGACCATCCTCGAAGCCGTTCTGGAAAAACTCCGCGAGTCCGGTGCCGAAATCACCTGCGGCGAAGACTGGATCGAGCTGAACATGCACGGCAAGCGTCCGAAAGCCGTCAATGTGCGGACCGCTCCGTACCCGGCGTTCCCGACCGACATGCAGGCGCAGTTCATCTCCCTCAACGCCATTGCCGAAGGCACTGGTGCCGTGATCGAGACGATCTTCGAAAACCGCTTCATGCACGTTTACGAACTGCACCGCATGGGCGCTCACATCCAGGTCGAAGGCAACACCGCGATCGTTACCGGGATCGAAAAGCTCAAGGGCGCGCCAGTGATGGCGACTGACCTGCGTGCTTCGGCCAGCCTGGTGATCTCGGCGCTGATCGCCGAAGGCGATACCCTGATCGATCGCATCTACCACATAGACCGTGGTTACGAGTGCATCGAAGAGAAACTGCAGATGCTCGGCGCCAAGATCCGCCGCGTACCGGGCTAG
- the hisG gene encoding ATP phosphoribosyltransferase yields MLTIALSKGRILDDTLPLLAEAGIVPTENPDKSRKLIIPTTQEDVRLLIVRATDVPTYVEHGAADLGVAGKDVLMEYGGQGLYEPLDLQIAQCKLMTAGKVGAVEPKGRLRIATKFVNVAKRYYAEQGRQVDIIKLYGSMELAPLIGLADKIIDVVDTGNTLRANGLEPQDFIAAISSRLIVNKASMKMQHARIQALIDTLRKAVESRHRG; encoded by the coding sequence ATGTTGACCATCGCACTGTCCAAGGGCCGCATCCTTGACGACACCCTGCCGCTTCTGGCTGAAGCGGGCATCGTGCCGACCGAGAATCCGGACAAGAGCCGCAAGCTGATCATTCCCACGACCCAGGAAGACGTACGCCTGCTGATCGTGCGAGCCACCGACGTGCCGACTTACGTCGAGCATGGTGCTGCCGACCTCGGTGTCGCCGGTAAAGATGTGCTGATGGAATATGGCGGCCAGGGCCTGTACGAGCCACTGGACCTGCAAATTGCCCAGTGCAAGTTGATGACGGCCGGCAAGGTCGGCGCGGTCGAGCCCAAAGGGCGCCTGCGCATCGCCACCAAGTTCGTCAACGTTGCCAAGCGTTATTACGCTGAGCAGGGTCGTCAGGTCGACATCATCAAGCTGTACGGCTCGATGGAGCTGGCACCGCTGATCGGCCTTGCCGACAAGATCATCGACGTGGTCGACACCGGTAACACGCTGCGGGCCAACGGCCTGGAGCCACAGGATTTCATTGCCGCCATCAGCTCCCGGCTGATCGTCAACAAAGCCTCGATGAAGATGCAGCACGCCCGTATCCAGGCGTTGATCGACACCCTGCGCAAGGCAGTGGAGTCTCGACACCGCGGCTGA
- the hisD gene encoding histidinol dehydrogenase, producing MTAPTAIRRLNAADPDFAHHLDHLLSWESVSDDSVNQRVLDIIKAVRERGDAALVDFTRQFDGLDVKSMADLILPRERLELALTRISVPQREALEVAAARVRSYHEKQKQDSWSYTEADGTVLGQKVTPLDRAGLYVPGGKASYPSSVLMNAIPAKVAGVTEVVMVVPTPRGEINELVLAAACIAGVDRVFTIGGAQAVAALAYGTESVPKVDKVVGPGNIYVATAKRHVFGQVGIDMIAGPSEILVVCDGQTDPDWIAMDLFSQAEHDEDAQAILVSPDAEFLDKVAASIAKLMPTMERAAIIETSINGRGALIKVRDMEQAIEVANRIAPEHLELSVADPQAWLPQIRHAGAIFMGRHTSEALGDYCAGPNHVLPTSGTARFSSPLGVYDFQKRSSIIFCSEQGASELGKTASVLARGESLTAHARSAEYRIVDDKKVD from the coding sequence ATGACCGCACCGACTGCAATTCGCCGACTCAACGCTGCTGACCCGGATTTCGCGCATCATCTGGATCATCTGCTGAGCTGGGAAAGTGTGTCTGACGACTCGGTCAATCAGCGGGTGCTGGACATCATCAAAGCCGTGCGTGAGCGTGGCGACGCGGCACTGGTGGACTTTACCCGCCAGTTCGACGGCCTGGACGTGAAGTCCATGGCCGACCTGATCCTGCCGCGCGAGCGTCTGGAACTGGCGCTCACCCGCATCTCCGTGCCTCAGCGTGAAGCCCTGGAAGTCGCTGCGGCTCGTGTGCGCAGCTACCACGAAAAACAGAAGCAGGACTCCTGGAGCTACACCGAGGCCGATGGCACCGTGCTGGGCCAGAAAGTCACGCCGCTGGACCGTGCCGGCCTGTATGTACCGGGCGGCAAGGCGTCGTACCCGTCGTCGGTGTTGATGAACGCGATTCCGGCCAAGGTTGCCGGGGTGACCGAAGTGGTCATGGTCGTGCCGACCCCGCGCGGTGAAATCAATGAACTGGTATTGGCCGCGGCCTGCATAGCCGGTGTCGACCGGGTGTTCACCATCGGCGGCGCCCAAGCGGTAGCGGCGTTGGCTTACGGTACTGAAAGCGTGCCGAAGGTCGACAAGGTGGTCGGCCCGGGCAACATCTATGTCGCCACCGCCAAGCGCCACGTGTTTGGCCAGGTCGGTATCGACATGATTGCCGGTCCCTCCGAGATCCTTGTGGTGTGCGACGGTCAGACCGATCCGGACTGGATCGCCATGGACCTGTTCTCCCAGGCCGAGCACGACGAAGACGCCCAGGCGATTCTGGTCAGCCCCGACGCCGAGTTCCTCGACAAGGTCGCCGCCAGCATCGCCAAGCTGATGCCGACCATGGAGCGCGCCGCGATCATCGAAACCTCGATCAATGGCCGTGGTGCACTGATCAAGGTTCGCGACATGGAGCAAGCCATCGAAGTGGCTAACCGCATCGCGCCGGAGCACCTGGAATTGTCGGTTGCCGATCCACAGGCCTGGCTGCCGCAAATCCGCCACGCCGGTGCGATCTTCATGGGGCGTCACACCTCTGAAGCACTGGGCGATTACTGCGCAGGTCCGAACCATGTGTTGCCGACCTCGGGCACCGCGCGCTTCTCGTCGCCGCTGGGTGTGTATGACTTCCAGAAACGCTCGTCGATCATCTTCTGCTCCGAGCAGGGTGCCTCCGAACTGGGCAAGACCGCTTCCGTGCTGGCCCGTGGCGAGTCGCTGACCGCCCACGCTCGCAGTGCCGAATACCGCATCGTTGACGATAAGAAGGTTGACTGA
- the hisC gene encoding histidinol-phosphate transaminase, giving the protein MSKFWSPFVKSLVPYVPGEQPKLAKLVKLNTNENPYGPSPKALAAMQTELNDNLRLYPDPNSDLLKNAVAKYYGVQSNQVFLGNGSDEVLAHIFHGLLQHDNPVLFPDISYSFYPVYCGLYGIKFDAVPLDEQFQINPADYARPNGGIIFPNPNAPTGCLLALEAVERILKASPDSVVVVDEAYIDFGGETAITLVDRYPNLLVTQTLSKSRSLAGLRVGLAVGHPDLIEALERIKNSFNSYPLDRMANVGAAAAFDDREYFDKTCRLVIENREKVVAQLEEKGFEVLPSAANFIFARHPRHDAAGLAAKLREQGVIVRHFKQERIAQFLRISIGTPEQNQALIDGLGDL; this is encoded by the coding sequence ATGAGTAAATTCTGGAGCCCCTTCGTCAAGAGTCTGGTGCCTTACGTGCCGGGCGAGCAGCCGAAACTGGCGAAACTGGTGAAGCTCAACACCAATGAAAACCCCTATGGCCCATCGCCTAAAGCCTTGGCGGCGATGCAGACCGAGCTGAACGACAACCTGCGCCTGTACCCGGACCCGAACAGCGATCTGCTGAAGAATGCGGTGGCCAAGTACTACGGCGTGCAGAGCAATCAAGTTTTCCTCGGCAATGGTTCCGACGAAGTCCTGGCGCACATCTTTCACGGCTTGCTGCAGCATGACAATCCAGTGCTGTTCCCGGACATCAGCTACAGCTTCTACCCGGTCTACTGCGGGTTGTACGGCATCAAGTTCGACGCGGTGCCGCTGGACGAGCAGTTCCAGATCAACCCGGCGGACTACGCCAGGCCGAACGGCGGGATCATCTTCCCCAACCCGAACGCACCGACCGGTTGCCTGTTGGCGCTGGAGGCGGTGGAGCGGATTCTCAAGGCCAGCCCGGATTCGGTGGTGGTGGTCGACGAGGCTTACATCGACTTCGGCGGCGAGACGGCAATCACCCTGGTGGACCGTTATCCAAACCTGCTGGTGACCCAGACCCTGTCCAAGTCCCGTTCCCTGGCCGGCCTGCGGGTGGGGCTGGCGGTGGGGCATCCAGACCTGATCGAGGCGCTGGAGCGGATCAAGAACAGCTTCAACTCCTATCCGCTGGATCGCATGGCGAATGTCGGCGCTGCCGCCGCGTTCGACGATCGCGAGTATTTCGACAAGACTTGCCGGTTGGTGATCGAGAATCGCGAGAAGGTCGTTGCACAGCTAGAGGAGAAGGGTTTTGAAGTGCTGCCATCGGCGGCGAACTTCATATTCGCCCGTCACCCTCGGCACGATGCGGCGGGGCTTGCGGCGAAGCTGCGCGAGCAAGGCGTGATCGTGCGGCACTTCAAGCAGGAGCGGATTGCCCAGTTCCTGCGGATTTCCATCGGCACGCCAGAGCAGAATCAGGCGTTGATCGACGGCCTCGGCGACCTCTAA
- the algW gene encoding Do family serine endopeptidase AlgW yields MLKALRFSGWPLLAGVLVALLIIQRYPQWVGLPSLDVNLQQAPQTTSMQQGPVSYAEAVSTAAPSVVNLYTTKVINKPNHPLFEDPQFRRFFGDNSPKQKRMESSLGSGVIMSPEGYILTNNHVTSGADQIVVALKDGRETLARVIGSDPETDLAVLKIDLKNLPSITVGRSDNIRIGDVALAIGNPFGVGQTVTMGIISATGRNQLGLNNYEDFIQTDAAINPGNSGGALVDAIGNLTGINTAIFSKSGGSQGIGFAIPVKLAMEVMKSIIEHGQVIRGWLGIEVQPLTQELAESFGLSGRPGIVVAGIFRDGPAQKAGLQLGDVILAIDGEPAGDGRRSMNQVARIKPTDKVAIEVMRNGKELKLTAEVGLRPPPAPAKDKEEE; encoded by the coding sequence ATGCTCAAGGCGCTGCGTTTTTCCGGCTGGCCGCTGTTGGCCGGCGTGCTTGTCGCTCTCTTGATAATCCAGCGTTACCCGCAGTGGGTGGGGCTCCCGAGCCTCGACGTCAACCTGCAACAAGCGCCGCAAACCACCAGCATGCAGCAGGGCCCAGTGTCTTATGCCGAAGCGGTATCCACCGCGGCGCCGTCGGTGGTGAACCTGTACACCACCAAAGTCATCAACAAACCCAACCATCCGTTGTTCGAAGACCCGCAGTTCCGTCGTTTCTTCGGCGACAACTCGCCCAAGCAGAAGCGCATGGAGTCGAGCCTCGGTTCTGGCGTGATCATGAGCCCGGAAGGCTACATCCTGACCAACAACCACGTGACCAGCGGCGCCGACCAGATCGTGGTGGCGCTCAAGGACGGCCGGGAAACCCTGGCGCGGGTGATCGGCAGCGACCCGGAGACTGACCTCGCGGTTCTGAAAATCGACCTGAAAAACCTGCCGTCGATCACCGTGGGGCGTTCCGACAACATCCGCATCGGCGACGTCGCGCTGGCAATCGGCAACCCGTTCGGCGTCGGCCAGACCGTGACCATGGGCATCATCAGCGCCACCGGGCGCAACCAACTGGGCCTGAACAACTACGAAGACTTCATCCAGACCGATGCGGCGATCAACCCGGGCAACTCGGGCGGTGCGCTGGTGGATGCCATCGGCAACCTGACCGGCATCAACACGGCGATCTTTTCCAAGTCCGGGGGCTCCCAGGGCATTGGTTTCGCGATCCCGGTGAAGCTGGCCATGGAAGTGATGAAGTCGATCATCGAGCACGGCCAGGTGATTCGTGGCTGGCTGGGTATCGAAGTACAGCCGCTGACCCAGGAACTGGCCGAGTCGTTCGGTTTGTCCGGGCGTCCAGGCATTGTCGTTGCGGGGATTTTCCGCGACGGTCCGGCACAGAAGGCCGGCCTGCAACTGGGTGATGTGATTCTTGCCATCGATGGCGAACCGGCCGGTGATGGCCGTCGCTCGATGAATCAGGTGGCGCGGATCAAGCCGACCGACAAGGTCGCGATCGAGGTGATGCGCAACGGCAAGGAGCTCAAGCTGACGGCGGAAGTCGGCCTGCGTCCACCGCCGGCTCCGGCCAAGGATAAAGAAGAAGAGTAA
- a CDS encoding Nif3-like dinuclear metal center hexameric protein, producing MAVALSTLVEEADRYLNSAKIADYCPNGLQVEGRPQVMRIVSGVTASQALLDAAVEANADLVLVHHGYFWKGENPCITGMKQRRLKTLLKHDISLLSYHLPLDLHPDVGNNVQLARQLDITVEGPLDPDNLKIVGLVGSLNEPMMPRDFARRVQEVMGREPLLIEGSAMIRRVGWCTGGGQGYIDQAILAGVDLYLSGEASEQTFHSARENDISFIAAGHHATERYGVQALGDYLARRFALEHIFIDCPNPI from the coding sequence ATGGCCGTCGCCCTGAGCACCCTGGTCGAAGAAGCCGACCGCTACCTCAACAGCGCCAAAATCGCCGATTACTGCCCCAACGGTCTGCAGGTCGAGGGACGGCCGCAAGTGATGCGCATTGTCAGTGGCGTCACCGCCAGCCAGGCCTTGCTCGATGCGGCCGTGGAAGCCAACGCCGACCTGGTGCTGGTGCATCACGGCTACTTCTGGAAAGGCGAGAACCCGTGCATCACCGGCATGAAACAGCGCCGCCTGAAGACCCTGCTCAAGCACGACATCAGCCTGTTGTCCTATCACCTGCCGCTGGACCTGCACCCGGACGTCGGCAATAACGTGCAGCTTGCGCGGCAGCTCGACATCACCGTCGAAGGTCCGCTGGACCCGGACAACCTGAAGATTGTCGGCCTGGTAGGCTCCTTGAATGAGCCGATGATGCCCCGGGATTTCGCCCGCCGCGTCCAGGAAGTGATGGGGCGTGAGCCGCTGTTGATCGAAGGCAGCGCCATGATCCGCCGCGTCGGCTGGTGCACCGGTGGTGGCCAGGGTTACATCGATCAGGCCATTCTGGCCGGTGTCGATCTGTACCTCAGCGGCGAGGCTTCCGAGCAAACCTTCCACAGCGCCCGGGAAAACGACATCAGCTTCATTGCCGCCGGTCACCATGCGACTGAGCGCTACGGCGTTCAGGCGCTGGGGGATTATCTGGCCCGCCGGTTTGCGCTGGAGCACATCTTCATCGATTGCCCGAATCCGATCTGA
- the cysD gene encoding sulfate adenylyltransferase subunit CysD codes for MVDKLTHLKQLEAESIHIIREVAAEFDNPVMLYSIGKDSAVMLHLARKAFFPGKLPFPVMHVDTRWKFKEMYSFRDKMVAELGLDLITHVNPDGVAQDINPFTHGSAKHTDIMKTEGLKQALDKYGFDAAFGGARRDEEKSRAKERVYSFRDSKHRWDPKNQRPELWNVYNGKVNKGESIRVFPLSNWTELDIWQYIYLEGIPIVPLYFAAEREVIEKNGTLIMIDDERILEHLSDEDKARIVKKKVRFRTLGCYPLTGAVESEAESLTDIIQEMLLTRTSERQGRVIDHDGAGSMEDKKRQGYF; via the coding sequence ATGGTCGACAAACTGACGCATCTGAAACAGCTGGAGGCGGAAAGCATCCACATCATCCGCGAGGTGGCCGCCGAGTTCGATAACCCGGTGATGCTGTACTCCATCGGTAAAGACTCCGCCGTGATGCTGCATCTGGCACGCAAGGCGTTCTTCCCGGGCAAGCTGCCGTTTCCGGTGATGCACGTCGACACTCGCTGGAAGTTCAAGGAGATGTACAGCTTCCGCGACAAGATGGTCGCCGAGCTGGGCCTCGACCTGATCACCCACGTCAACCCGGACGGCGTGGCGCAGGACATCAACCCGTTCACCCACGGCAGCGCCAAGCACACCGACATCATGAAGACCGAGGGCCTCAAGCAGGCACTCGACAAGTATGGTTTCGACGCAGCATTCGGCGGCGCCCGTCGCGATGAAGAAAAGTCCCGCGCCAAAGAGCGTGTGTACTCGTTCCGCGACAGCAAGCACCGCTGGGACCCGAAGAACCAGCGTCCCGAGCTGTGGAACGTCTACAACGGCAAGGTCAACAAGGGCGAGTCGATCCGCGTCTTCCCGCTGTCGAACTGGACCGAGCTGGACATCTGGCAGTACATCTACCTTGAAGGCATCCCGATCGTTCCGCTGTACTTCGCCGCCGAGCGTGAAGTCATCGAGAAGAACGGCACGCTGATCATGATCGACGACGAGCGCATCCTCGAGCACCTGAGCGATGAAGACAAAGCGCGCATCGTCAAAAAGAAAGTGCGTTTCCGTACCCTTGGTTGCTACCCGTTGACGGGCGCGGTGGAGTCCGAGGCCGAAAGCCTCACGGACATCATTCAGGAAATGCTCCTGACGCGAACTTCCGAGCGCCAGGGCCGTGTCATCGACCACGATGGCGCAGGCTCGATGGAAGACAAAAAACGTCAGGGTTATTTCTAA